In Methanobrevibacter sp., one DNA window encodes the following:
- a CDS encoding radical SAM protein produces MHFINSKSILSSNNGMNLYRGCTHGCIYCDSRSEKYNMNHKFEDIEVKRNSLDLLKKELLKRKPAMIGTGAMTDPYIPLEKRLKYVRNALKLVDRYGFGFTCITKSDLILRDLDLLKKINQKTKVVVQMTLTTADDDLCKIIEPNVCPTSRRVEVLKTLNEAEIPTVVWLCPILPYINDDEKNINSILDFCIESNVKGIVCFEMGLTLRKGNREYFFHKLDEHFPGLKEKYINQYGNDYKIPSPNNESLMRIFKKRTNANNILNTPQDVFEYLYEFPQKSHQTRLI; encoded by the coding sequence ATGCATTTCATAAATTCTAAAAGCATTCTATCTTCCAACAATGGAATGAATCTGTACAGGGGATGCACTCATGGTTGCATTTATTGCGATTCACGTAGTGAAAAATATAATATGAATCATAAATTTGAGGATATAGAAGTTAAACGTAACTCTCTGGATTTACTTAAAAAAGAGCTTCTTAAACGCAAACCTGCCATGATTGGAACAGGTGCAATGACTGACCCGTATATTCCTCTTGAAAAAAGGTTAAAATATGTTAGAAATGCATTGAAGTTAGTGGACAGATACGGTTTTGGGTTCACATGTATTACAAAATCCGATTTGATTTTAAGGGATTTGGATTTGCTTAAAAAAATCAATCAAAAGACAAAAGTAGTTGTACAGATGACATTAACAACAGCAGACGATGATTTATGTAAGATAATCGAGCCAAATGTTTGCCCGACATCAAGACGGGTTGAAGTATTAAAGACTTTAAATGAAGCAGAAATTCCGACTGTAGTTTGGTTGTGTCCGATATTGCCTTATATAAATGATGATGAGAAAAACATCAATTCAATTTTGGATTTCTGCATTGAATCGAATGTTAAAGGAATAGTGTGCTTTGAAATGGGGCTTACTTTAAGAAAAGGCAATAGGGAATATTTTTTTCACAAGCTGGATGAGCATTTTCCCGGATTGAAAGAAAAATATATTAATCAATATGGCAATGATTACAAGATTCCCTCTCCAAACAATGAGAGTCTGATGAGGATTTTTAAAAAAAGAACAAATGCAAATAATATTTTAAACACTCCTCAGGATGTTTTCGAGTATTTGTATGAGTTTCCTCAAAAATCACACCAAACCAGATTAATATAA
- a CDS encoding DEAD/DEAH box helicase: protein MNFNDLNISDEIKKAIEDMGFTKLTPIQNNAIPEILKGKDIIGQAQTGSGKTLAFAIPIIEKIFIPDKSPQAIILCPTRELSMQVASEIEKIGSKIKKFKVLAVYGGQPIGKQTRVLKKGVHVVVGTPGRVIDHIQRGNLDLIGVESVVLDEADEMLEMGFREDIETILEKTPSQRQTLLFSATIPSEVRKIALTYQKNPEFIKIANKKKTVPKITQYSFKCDIKNKFIGLTKLIEAYDVKLALIFCNTKKSVDYVAKHLKKHDFKVDSLHGDMTQQTRDKVMNKFKNGNIKILVATDVAARGLDIADVEVIINYDVPQNRDDYIHRIGRTARAGKRGYAFTLVSKDELSRFNNIKKQNIGKIVEKEFPTLQEIEEIKIRKILKNANDLVNDGDLSKYLNYLKKEYNNDGLDIAAALLKMLLEN, encoded by the coding sequence ATGAATTTCAACGATTTAAACATTTCAGATGAAATTAAAAAAGCTATTGAAGATATGGGTTTTACAAAGTTAACTCCAATTCAAAATAATGCAATACCTGAAATATTAAAAGGTAAGGATATTATTGGGCAGGCTCAAACGGGTTCAGGTAAAACTCTGGCATTTGCGATTCCAATTATTGAAAAGATTTTCATACCTGACAAATCTCCGCAGGCAATTATTTTATGCCCAACTAGGGAGCTTTCCATGCAGGTTGCATCTGAAATAGAAAAAATCGGTTCTAAAATTAAAAAATTTAAAGTTTTGGCTGTTTATGGAGGTCAACCAATAGGCAAACAGACAAGAGTCCTTAAAAAAGGAGTTCATGTTGTTGTCGGAACTCCGGGAAGAGTTATTGATCATATTCAAAGAGGCAATTTGGATTTGATTGGTGTCGAAAGCGTTGTTTTAGATGAAGCGGATGAAATGTTGGAAATGGGCTTTAGGGAGGATATTGAAACAATTTTGGAAAAAACACCTTCTCAAAGACAAACATTGCTTTTTTCAGCAACCATTCCTTCTGAAGTGCGAAAAATAGCATTGACCTATCAAAAAAATCCGGAATTTATAAAAATCGCCAATAAAAAGAAAACTGTTCCAAAAATCACTCAATATTCTTTTAAATGTGATATTAAAAATAAATTTATTGGACTGACCAAACTGATTGAAGCATATGATGTAAAATTGGCATTGATTTTTTGCAATACTAAAAAAAGTGTTGATTATGTTGCAAAACACTTAAAAAAGCATGATTTTAAGGTTGATAGTCTCCATGGTGATATGACTCAGCAAACAAGGGACAAAGTAATGAACAAATTTAAAAATGGCAATATTAAGATTTTGGTGGCAACTGATGTGGCAGCTAGAGGATTGGATATTGCCGATGTTGAAGTGATTATAAATTATGATGTTCCGCAAAACAGGGATGATTACATTCACAGAATTGGGAGAACTGCCAGAGCAGGAAAAAGAGGTTATGCATTTACATTAGTTTCAAAAGATGAGCTTTCAAGATTTAACAACATTAAAAAACAGAATATTGGAAAAATTGTTGAAAAGGAGTTTCCCACGCTTCAGGAAATAGAAGAGATTAAAATTCGGAAAATTTTGAAAAATGCAAATGATCTTGTAAATGATGGAGATTTAAGTAAATATTTGAATTATCTTAAAAAAGAATATAATAATGATGGTTTGGATATTGCAGCGGCGTTATTAAAGATGTTATTGGAAAATTGA
- a CDS encoding winged helix-turn-helix transcriptional regulator encodes MKAFKKRGALTHFQILSEISKQDPHLKQKDLAEKLGITIQAVSENIKTLIELGYITSKDGRSPYKITQTGIDKVKKDAISLRKYTDTVLETMNHYKTIWPAIAREELKKDDIVGLFMDDGVLYAHKKEENATGVVLDDAEEGMDVALTNLTGLIDMSVGEVTVINVPTIKDGGSKTCDLELIKKVYEKGTNSGEKIDKIAVAGTVSRAVVNKLNLPIDIEYAAPQATANAARKGLNVLAICVGDMSKAFTRELETEKIKFNIIDGGK; translated from the coding sequence ATGAAAGCATTTAAAAAAAGAGGTGCACTTACACATTTCCAAATATTAAGTGAAATATCCAAACAGGACCCACACCTCAAACAAAAAGATTTGGCTGAAAAACTAGGAATTACAATACAGGCGGTTTCCGAAAATATAAAAACATTGATTGAATTAGGATATATAACATCCAAAGATGGAAGATCCCCATACAAAATAACCCAAACCGGTATAGATAAAGTTAAAAAAGATGCAATTAGCTTAAGAAAATATACTGACACAGTATTGGAAACCATGAACCACTACAAAACAATATGGCCGGCAATTGCAAGAGAAGAACTCAAAAAAGATGACATCGTAGGTTTATTTATGGATGATGGGGTTCTGTATGCTCATAAAAAAGAAGAAAATGCAACCGGTGTTGTACTTGACGATGCTGAAGAAGGGATGGATGTCGCATTAACTAACCTAACTGGTCTCATTGACATGAGCGTTGGTGAAGTAACTGTTATTAATGTCCCTACAATAAAAGACGGCGGATCAAAAACCTGTGATTTGGAATTAATCAAAAAAGTCTATGAAAAAGGAACAAACAGTGGCGAAAAAATTGATAAAATCGCAGTTGCAGGTACTGTTTCACGTGCTGTTGTGAATAAACTTAATTTACCAATTGATATTGAATACGCTGCTCCTCAGGCAACTGCAAATGCTGCTCGCAAAGGTTTAAACGTTTTAGCAATATGTGTTGGAGACATGAGTAAAGCATTTACCAGAGAACTTGAAACTGAAAAAATCAAATTTAACATTATTGATGGTGGAAAATAA
- the recJ gene encoding single-stranded-DNA-specific exonuclease RecJ: protein MQIPQLMSEQYQQAKKIIESSEDIKVYSHIDCDGICSGAILSTILDRQNKDHEIEFVNLDVLDNIELDHELTIFSDLGSGQLIDTKAKKGQKIIILDHHPPLRDLDYKNDKEYTYLEINPIHHGIDGSYYVCGGGLCYFLSKEFGYNDLSWIGLLSAIGDMQNTRSGHFEGLNEIIQQDAIDGGYLKVIKNDINIYGRNTRPLFVALSYFSDVKLPITNNTNETMALLEDLGIDRKHHRKTLNELTMDEKSKLYQSLSGMISKVVPGKYVQYIPQLIIGDSYTFIKEDKDSFLRDASEFSTAMNACGRNHEEKIAMEVLKGDRLLELDNLETVSRDHRRNLAQSIEKVTSDEYSNIIELENLQYFDGTGIKPEIVGTITGMILGYCNWKKPIIGFTQTDDKGLKISLRCSRLLSYDGIHFGNIIRKISSSVGGTGGGHSMACGAYIPIDKKEEFIERFNNELQGKLTN, encoded by the coding sequence ATGCAAATACCACAATTAATGTCTGAACAATACCAACAAGCCAAAAAAATCATCGAATCATCTGAGGACATTAAAGTTTATTCTCACATCGATTGTGACGGCATTTGTTCAGGCGCAATACTATCAACCATACTAGACAGACAAAATAAAGACCATGAAATCGAATTTGTAAACTTGGATGTTTTGGACAACATCGAACTTGACCATGAACTGACAATTTTTTCAGATTTGGGTTCCGGCCAGTTAATTGATACCAAAGCAAAAAAAGGTCAAAAGATTATTATTCTGGACCACCACCCTCCACTTAGGGATTTAGACTATAAAAATGATAAAGAATACACTTACCTCGAAATTAACCCGATTCATCATGGAATTGATGGATCTTATTATGTCTGCGGAGGAGGATTATGTTATTTTTTATCTAAAGAATTCGGATACAATGATTTAAGTTGGATTGGATTATTATCAGCCATTGGAGATATGCAAAATACCCGAAGCGGACATTTTGAAGGACTAAATGAAATAATCCAGCAAGATGCAATAGATGGCGGATATCTAAAAGTAATTAAAAATGACATTAACATTTATGGAAGAAACACAAGACCTTTATTTGTAGCTCTTTCATACTTTAGCGATGTTAAATTGCCGATAACCAATAACACAAATGAAACAATGGCACTTTTAGAAGACCTTGGAATTGACAGAAAACATCACAGAAAAACCCTGAATGAACTTACAATGGATGAAAAATCCAAACTTTACCAAAGTCTTTCCGGAATGATTTCAAAAGTAGTTCCGGGAAAATATGTGCAATATATTCCTCAATTGATTATTGGAGATTCATATACATTTATCAAAGAGGATAAAGACAGTTTTTTAAGGGATGCATCTGAATTTTCAACCGCAATGAATGCCTGTGGAAGAAACCATGAAGAAAAAATCGCCATGGAAGTTTTAAAGGGAGACAGACTTTTGGAATTAGATAATCTCGAAACTGTAAGCAGAGATCACAGACGCAATTTAGCCCAATCCATTGAAAAAGTAACATCAGATGAATACTCAAATATAATTGAATTGGAAAACCTGCAATATTTCGATGGAACCGGCATTAAACCCGAAATTGTCGGTACAATTACCGGAATGATACTTGGATATTGTAATTGGAAAAAACCAATCATAGGATTTACTCAAACAGATGATAAAGGCCTTAAAATTTCACTTAGATGTTCTAGACTTCTCTCATACGACGGAATACACTTTGGAAACATCATTCGTAAGATATCAAGTAGTGTTGGAGGCACAGGAGGAGGTCATTCAATGGCTTGCGGTGCATACATTCCGATTGACAAAAAAGAAGAATTTATTGAACGATTTAACAATGAACTTCAAGGCAAACTAACAAATTAG
- a CDS encoding signal recognition particle subunit SRP19/SEC65 family protein encodes MITIWPQYLDKNLSLKEGRKIAKEHAVKEPSLSDIERAVKRLGLHHSVQKDVAYPGKWYEKSGRILVEWEGTKLELLREVSLEIKNMRN; translated from the coding sequence ATGATAACTATTTGGCCACAATACTTAGACAAAAATTTAAGCCTTAAGGAAGGTCGTAAAATTGCAAAGGAACATGCAGTTAAAGAACCTTCACTTTCAGATATTGAAAGAGCTGTAAAAAGACTTGGATTACATCATAGCGTTCAAAAAGATGTTGCATACCCTGGAAAATGGTATGAAAAATCCGGCAGAATCCTTGTTGAATGGGAAGGAACAAAATTAGAACTTTTACGTGAAGTTAGTTTAGAGATTAAAAATATGAGAAACTGA
- a CDS encoding uroporphyrinogen-III synthase: MSKPVVAITRPKDRAQKACEIVEKLGGEAILAPTLDLQPVNTDSLKELVARKDELDWIIFTSPTTIVSLNKFHPDFLKTLNCKLAVIGNKTGKLAEKNGLTVDLMPEDFTAEGLVEEFKKSKITGKTIGIPRTASARPVLPQELEKLGNEVILAEAYKSLFPMDQNAVKTLISKIENKEIDAITFTSPLTVENFFEIVDDKDKIAKLLSDNLLTVCIGPITARVLEKYGISYIYPDTYTVPDMMELLFKKLNE, from the coding sequence ATGTCAAAACCTGTCGTTGCAATAACAAGACCAAAAGACAGAGCTCAAAAAGCCTGTGAAATTGTTGAAAAATTAGGCGGTGAAGCCATTCTGGCTCCAACTCTTGATTTACAACCAGTGAACACAGATTCACTTAAAGAATTGGTTGCAAGAAAAGACGAACTTGATTGGATTATTTTTACTTCACCAACAACAATTGTTTCATTAAATAAATTTCACCCAGACTTTTTAAAAACCTTAAATTGTAAACTAGCAGTTATAGGAAATAAGACCGGCAAATTAGCCGAAAAAAATGGTTTAACAGTTGATTTAATGCCCGAAGATTTTACAGCTGAAGGACTCGTTGAAGAGTTTAAAAAATCTAAAATTACTGGAAAAACAATAGGAATTCCAAGAACAGCATCTGCAAGACCTGTTCTTCCGCAAGAATTAGAAAAACTTGGAAATGAAGTTATTCTAGCTGAAGCATACAAATCACTGTTTCCAATGGATCAAAATGCTGTAAAAACATTAATTTCAAAAATTGAAAATAAAGAAATTGATGCAATCACATTTACAAGTCCATTGACTGTAGAGAATTTCTTTGAAATAGTTGATGACAAAGATAAAATTGCCAAATTACTATCTGACAATTTATTAACTGTCTGCATCGGTCCAATTACTGCAAGAGTTTTAGAGAAATATGGCATTTCCTACATTTACCCAGACACTTACACAGTTCCAGACATGATGGAATTACTATTTAAAAAATTAAACGAGTGA
- a CDS encoding flavodoxin, with protein sequence MSNVLVAYFSASGVTKNVAEKIANENSYDIFEIKPEEIYTPEDLDWTNKESRSTIEMNDKAFRPPIAEVCDVSGYDTIVIGFPVWWYTAPTIINTFIESVDLSGKTIKAFCTSGGSGIDKCVNDLQDTYPELNFARGLRFMSDVSKAKEWIEDE encoded by the coding sequence ATGAGCAATGTATTAGTGGCTTATTTTTCAGCAAGCGGTGTAACCAAAAATGTGGCTGAAAAAATAGCAAATGAAAACAGTTATGACATATTTGAAATCAAACCTGAAGAAATCTACACTCCAGAAGACTTGGACTGGACAAACAAGGAGTCCCGTTCAACAATTGAGATGAATGACAAGGCATTCAGACCGCCAATTGCTGAGGTCTGTGATGTAAGCGGATATGATACAATTGTCATTGGTTTTCCGGTATGGTGGTATACAGCACCGACAATCATCAATACATTCATAGAAAGTGTTGATTTGTCAGGCAAAACAATTAAGGCATTCTGTACCTCCGGTGGATCAGGTATTGACAAATGTGTAAATGATTTGCAGGACACATATCCTGAACTTAATTTTGCAAGAGGGCTCAGGTTCATGAGTGATGTGTCAAAAGCAAAAGAATGGATTGAAGATGAATAA
- a CDS encoding aldo/keto reductase — translation MNKRILGISGIDVSPIGLGCMGMTHAYGPARDRNAMVELIQRAVELGCNFFDTAVVYGAENEEFLGHAVKDIRDEVVIATKFGIVGQSKNSNAPVNQLDSRPETIKQQLDESLERLQTDYIDMYYQHRVDPNVDAETVANLMADFIDEGIIKAWGLSNAPVEYLKKAHEICPISAIENQYSMVFRQSENLFGLCEELNIAFVAYSPLGNGFLTGKYDNTNDYEDGDFRKTMKRFSKESVDNNKELLDLISSIAQDKQCTNAQIVLAWELAQKPFIIPIPGSTKMHRLEENLKSWNIELSKQELSEINEKLSKLEIDESFF, via the coding sequence ATGAATAAGAGGATTTTAGGAATAAGTGGTATTGATGTGTCTCCAATTGGGCTTGGATGCATGGGAATGACACATGCATACGGTCCTGCAAGGGATAGAAATGCCATGGTTGAACTTATTCAAAGGGCAGTTGAGTTAGGTTGCAATTTCTTCGACACTGCAGTTGTGTATGGTGCAGAAAACGAAGAATTTCTAGGCCATGCAGTTAAGGACATAAGGGATGAAGTTGTTATTGCAACAAAATTTGGCATTGTGGGCCAGTCCAAAAACAGCAATGCACCAGTCAATCAGCTGGATTCAAGGCCCGAAACAATCAAACAGCAACTGGACGAATCCCTTGAAAGGCTGCAGACTGATTACATCGACATGTATTATCAGCATAGAGTCGATCCAAACGTTGATGCAGAAACTGTAGCTAATCTGATGGCTGATTTCATTGATGAGGGGATTATAAAGGCATGGGGTCTTTCAAATGCACCCGTGGAATATCTGAAAAAAGCCCATGAGATATGTCCGATTTCAGCTATTGAAAACCAGTACTCAATGGTATTCAGACAGTCTGAAAACCTGTTTGGATTGTGTGAAGAGTTAAATATTGCTTTTGTTGCATATTCTCCTCTTGGAAACGGTTTTCTAACTGGAAAATATGACAATACTAATGATTATGAAGATGGCGACTTTAGAAAAACAATGAAAAGATTTTCTAAGGAAAGTGTTGACAACAACAAAGAGTTGCTTGATTTGATTTCAAGTATTGCTCAGGATAAGCAGTGCACCAATGCACAGATTGTTCTGGCATGGGAACTTGCTCAAAAACCATTCATAATTCCAATTCCTGGCTCAACTAAAATGCATCGCCTTGAGGAAAATCTCAAATCATGGAATATTGAACTGTCAAAACAGGAGTTATCTGAAATCAATGAAAAACTCTCTAAACTAGAAATTGATGAATCCTTTTTCTAA
- a CDS encoding sodium-dependent transporter, with product MADKNEWGSNLSFILAMIGSAVGLGNIWRYPYVLYSNGGGAFYIPYIVAILLMGIPFLILEYGVGYNFKSSFAKAVKTINAKWEYLGWFLPVAVFMIMIYYSAILGWDGIYIILSFFKGWGADPNTYFATTLLQSSDSYMGLLQFIPLIAVAMLVGWVIIWFISHRDLESGLGKVSKVLVPLLFIIMVVIVGFSLTLPGASIGLAELFNPDWSLLGNFEIWMAAFGQIIFSLSLGMSIAFTYASYTKDDSDLITNTISIALANSLFENFAALGVFSILGYMSMQSGTAVADLVTQGTGLVFVVYPTVFNVLGQWAYILGPLFFITVYLAGLTSILSTIEPLSFSIQNKFGLTRKRTMTILIVVGAVVSMIYATAYGSSVLGYVDTFINQIAILLGVVGECIVFAWIFKADKLIDFLNSRSKSLKVGRWWIVVVKYILPIVVTIIWIGGMVDVVNNGTMDELIFIIISAAVLLVATLIFTILPAKNPDWDKADERV from the coding sequence ATGGCAGATAAAAACGAATGGGGCAGCAACTTGTCATTCATATTGGCAATGATAGGTTCTGCAGTAGGACTTGGAAATATTTGGAGATATCCATACGTACTGTATTCTAATGGTGGGGGAGCTTTTTACATCCCTTATATTGTAGCTATTCTTTTGATGGGTATTCCATTTTTAATTCTGGAATATGGTGTAGGATATAATTTCAAATCTTCCTTTGCAAAAGCTGTTAAAACAATCAATGCTAAATGGGAATATTTAGGTTGGTTTTTACCAGTGGCAGTATTTATGATTATGATTTATTACTCAGCTATTCTCGGTTGGGATGGAATTTATATAATATTAAGTTTCTTTAAGGGTTGGGGTGCAGATCCAAACACTTACTTTGCAACCACACTCCTTCAATCTTCAGATTCTTACATGGGTTTATTGCAGTTCATTCCACTTATTGCTGTTGCAATGCTTGTCGGTTGGGTAATCATTTGGTTTATTTCACACAGGGACCTTGAATCAGGCCTTGGAAAAGTATCAAAAGTATTGGTACCTTTATTATTTATTATAATGGTTGTTATTGTTGGGTTCTCATTGACTTTACCTGGAGCCTCAATAGGGCTTGCTGAACTTTTCAATCCTGACTGGTCACTTTTAGGCAATTTTGAGATTTGGATGGCAGCATTCGGTCAAATCATATTCTCCTTAAGTTTGGGAATGTCCATTGCATTTACATATGCAAGCTACACTAAAGACGATTCCGATTTGATAACAAACACCATTTCTATTGCGCTTGCAAATTCATTGTTTGAAAATTTCGCAGCTTTAGGAGTATTTTCAATTTTAGGTTACATGTCAATGCAGTCAGGAACCGCAGTTGCAGACCTTGTAACTCAGGGAACAGGTCTAGTATTCGTCGTATACCCTACAGTATTTAATGTATTGGGCCAGTGGGCTTACATTTTAGGACCATTGTTCTTCATAACAGTGTACCTTGCAGGTTTAACAAGTATTTTATCCACAATCGAACCGTTATCCTTTTCAATCCAAAATAAGTTCGGACTTACAAGAAAAAGGACAATGACAATATTAATCGTTGTCGGAGCGGTCGTTTCAATGATTTACGCTACAGCGTATGGTAGTTCTGTACTCGGTTATGTTGATACATTCATTAACCAGATTGCTATCCTTCTTGGCGTAGTTGGTGAATGTATTGTATTTGCTTGGATATTCAAGGCGGATAAGCTAATAGACTTCCTGAATTCCAGAAGTAAAAGTTTAAAAGTCGGCAGATGGTGGATAGTTGTTGTAAAATACATCCTTCCAATTGTAGTTACAATAATTTGGATTGGCGGAATGGTCGATGTTGTAAATAATGGTACAATGGATGAACTGATTTTCATAATCATTTCAGCTGCAGTACTGCTCGTTGCAACTTTAATATTCACAATTCTTCCTGCAAAAAATCCTGATTGGGATAAAGCGGACGAAAGGGTTTAA
- a CDS encoding flagellar protein, FliL — protein sequence MKGFILLIIGIIVAILVVGGATAVHFMNEMGVGVEDIDSDTVNDVVDKVSNVASSGSSESSDGSDNSILDDVSDIVSEEVKFNAQNGEGYYREVTYKDGGFRQYDTESGELIGSSYDSDQDKLPSME from the coding sequence GTGAAAGGCTTTATTTTATTAATAATAGGCATTATCGTAGCTATTTTAGTTGTCGGTGGTGCAACAGCAGTTCATTTCATGAATGAAATGGGCGTTGGTGTTGAGGATATTGATTCTGATACAGTAAATGATGTTGTAGATAAAGTAAGTAATGTTGCATCTTCAGGAAGTTCCGAATCCTCTGATGGTTCTGATAATTCCATTTTGGATGATGTTAGTGACATTGTAAGTGAGGAAGTTAAATTTAATGCCCAAAATGGGGAAGGATATTACCGTGAGGTCACATATAAAGACGGCGGATTCAGACAATATGATACAGAATCTGGTGAACTGATCGGTTCATCATATGATTCAGATCAAGACAAACTTCCAAGCATGGAGTGA
- the purC gene encoding phosphoribosylaminoimidazolesuccinocarboxamide synthase: MNKKELINSGKVKSVFTTDNDDEVIIEFRDDMTAGDGERKEVMNDKGAYNAVISAKIFKVLEENGVATQFIDLPQPNVMLAKKLDMIPIEVIVRNIATGSLVRKYPIADGTRLEPPIVQMDFKADEYHDPMLNDSIIKALGIATQEEIDILTEKALKINDILTKFFADAGIILVDYKVEFGKDKDGNILLGDEISPDGCRLWDSETLEMLDKELFRKGKDDKVMEAYIEVYNRIIPDDEKVI; this comes from the coding sequence ATGAACAAAAAAGAGTTAATTAACAGTGGAAAAGTGAAAAGTGTATTCACTACCGATAACGACGATGAAGTTATCATCGAGTTTAGAGACGACATGACTGCTGGTGATGGTGAAAGAAAAGAAGTTATGAATGATAAAGGAGCATATAATGCTGTAATTTCTGCTAAAATATTTAAAGTTTTAGAAGAAAACGGCGTTGCAACACAGTTCATTGATTTGCCACAACCTAATGTAATGCTTGCAAAAAAACTTGATATGATTCCTATTGAAGTTATTGTAAGAAATATAGCTACAGGTAGCTTAGTTCGTAAATACCCAATTGCCGATGGTACAAGACTTGAACCTCCAATTGTTCAAATGGATTTCAAAGCAGATGAATACCATGATCCAATGCTAAATGATTCTATTATTAAAGCATTAGGGATAGCTACTCAAGAAGAAATCGATATTCTGACCGAAAAAGCATTAAAAATCAATGACATTTTAACTAAATTCTTTGCAGATGCAGGAATAATACTGGTTGATTATAAAGTCGAATTCGGAAAAGATAAAGACGGAAATATCTTGTTAGGTGATGAAATTTCCCCTGACGGATGCAGATTATGGGACAGTGAAACCTTGGAAATGTTGGATAAGGAATTATTTAGAAAAGGTAAAGATGACAAAGTTATGGAAGCTTACATAGAAGTTTATAATAGAATCATTCCAGATGATGAAAAGGTGATTTAG
- the purS gene encoding phosphoribosylformylglycinamidine synthase subunit PurS codes for MLFDIEVKISLKSGMLNPEATTIERSLELLGYEVSNVKTKEILTFQMEGEDREVIRANATDMCERLLCNPVIHDYKINVIPQNSACGK; via the coding sequence ATGTTATTTGATATTGAAGTTAAAATTTCTCTAAAAAGTGGTATGTTAAACCCTGAAGCAACTACAATTGAAAGATCTCTTGAACTTTTAGGTTATGAGGTAAGTAATGTTAAAACAAAAGAAATTCTCACATTCCAAATGGAAGGTGAAGACAGGGAAGTCATAAGAGCTAACGCTACTGACATGTGTGAAAGATTACTTTGTAATCCTGTTATTCATGATTATAAAATTAATGTTATTCCACAAAATTCCGCTTGCGGTAAATAG
- the purQ gene encoding phosphoribosylformylglycinamidine synthase subunit PurQ, producing the protein MKIGVIRFPGTNCDRDVAQACELAGLSPEYVWWSEEKLTDYDGIVIPGGFSYGDYLRAGAMASITPVIDGIKELVKEEKPVLGICNGAQILGEIGLVPGIFITNETPKFNCEWSKLKVATNRTPFTKAFKKDQIIDLPIAHAEGRFYTEDIDLLKDQDQIVLQFEGKNPNGSMEAITSVCDESGLVCAMMPHPERACEEIFGSDDGLNFFKGFL; encoded by the coding sequence ATGAAAATTGGAGTAATTAGATTTCCGGGAACCAATTGTGACCGTGATGTTGCACAGGCATGTGAACTTGCAGGTCTCAGCCCAGAATATGTTTGGTGGAGTGAAGAGAAGCTCACAGATTATGATGGTATTGTAATTCCTGGTGGATTTTCATATGGTGATTATTTAAGAGCTGGTGCAATGGCTTCAATTACACCGGTCATTGATGGTATTAAAGAACTGGTTAAAGAAGAAAAACCGGTTTTAGGAATTTGTAATGGAGCACAGATTTTAGGTGAAATAGGTCTTGTTCCGGGAATTTTCATTACAAACGAAACTCCTAAATTTAATTGTGAATGGTCCAAATTAAAAGTTGCAACAAACAGGACTCCATTTACAAAAGCATTTAAAAAAGACCAAATCATCGATCTTCCTATTGCACATGCAGAAGGAAGGTTTTACACAGAAGATATTGACTTGTTAAAAGACCAGGATCAAATCGTATTGCAATTTGAAGGAAAAAATCCTAATGGGTCTATGGAAGCAATCACAAGTGTTTGTGATGAATCCGGTCTTGTTTGTGCAATGATGCCTCACCCAGAAAGAGCATGTGAGGAAATATTCGGTTCAGATGATGGTTTAAATTTCTTTAAAGGATTCTTATAG